In a genomic window of Muntiacus reevesi chromosome 1, mMunRee1.1, whole genome shotgun sequence:
- the COL8A2 gene encoding collagen alpha-2(VIII) chain, which produces MRGVLTPLSSLPPPLLLLLLLLGCGPRAAASGGAAGAAGYPPVQYVQPMHKGPVGPPFREGKGQYLEMPLPLLPMDLKGEPGPPGKPGPRGPPGPPGFPGKPGTGKPGLHGQPGPAGPPGFSRMGKAGPPGLPGKIGPPGQPGLRGEPGIRGDQGLRGPPGPPGLPGPSGIAVPGKPGPQGVPGPPGFGGEPGPQGEPGPPGDRGLKGENGVGQPGLPGAPGQGGAPGPPGLPGPAGLGKPGLDGLPGAPGDKGDTGPPGVPGPRGEPGALGPKGPPGVDGVGAPGLAGLPGPQGPPGAKGEPGTRGLPGLIGPTGYGMPGLPGPKGDRGPAGVPGLLGDRGEPGEDGEPGEQGPQGLGGPPGLPGSAGLPGRRGVPGPKGETGPIGPPGVPGIRGDQGPSGLAGKPGLPGERGLPGAHGPPGPTGPKGEPGFTGRPGGPGVAGALGQKGDLGLPGQPGLRGPSGIPGLQGPAGPIGPQGLPGLKGEPGLPGPPGEGKVGEPGVAGPTGPPGVPGSPGLTGPPGPPGPPGPPGAPGAFDETGIAGLHLPNGGVEGAVLGKGVKPQLGLGELSAHATPAFTAVLTSPFPASGMPVKFDRTLYNGHSGYNPATGIFTCPVGGVYYFAYHVHVKGTNVWVALYKNNVPATYTYDEYKKGYLDQASGGAVLQLRPNDQVWVQMPSDQANGLYSTEYIHSSFSGFLLCPT; this is translated from the coding sequence AAATGCCTCTACCACTCTTGCCGATGGATCTGAAAGGAGAGCCTGGACCCCCTGGCAAGCCTGGGCCACGGGGCCCCCCCGGCCCTCCTGGCTTCCCAGGAAAACCAGGCACCGGAAAACCTGGGCTCCACGGGCAACCTGGCCCCGCCGGGCCCCCTGGCTTCTCCCGGATGGGCAAGGCTGGTCCCCCGGGGCTCCCGGGCAAGATTGGACCGCCAGGGCAGCCGGGGCTTCGGGGGGAGCCAGGGATACGAGGGGACCAGGGCCTCCGGGGGCCCCCAGGGCCCCCTGGCCTCCCTGGGCCCTCAGGCATCGCTgtccctggaaaaccaggccctcAGGGGGTGCCGGGGCCCCCAGGATTTGGGGGGGAGCCAGGGCCCCAGGGAGAGCCTGGGCCCCCAGGTGATCGAGGCCTCAAGGGTGAAAATGGAGTGGGCCAGCCAGGGCTACCTGGAGCCCCGGGGCAGGGGGGTGCCCCAGGGCCCCCGGGTCTCCCTGGCCCAGCTGGTTTAGGCAAACCGGGTTTGGATGGGCTTCCTGGGGCCCCTGGAGATAAGGGTGACACTGGACCTCCTGGGGTGCCAGGACCCAggggggagcctggggctctgggcCCAAAGGGGCCCCCTGGGGTGGATGGTGTGGGGGCACCGGGGTTAGCAGGGTTGCCAGGGCCACAGGGCCCACCAGGAGCCAAAGGGGAGCCAGGGACCCGGGGCCTCCCCGGCCTGATAGGCCCCACTGGTTATGGGATGCCAGGCCTGCCAGGTCCCAAGGGGGACAGGGGTCCAGCTGGGGTCCCAGGGCTCTTGGGGGACAGGGGCGAGCCAGGTGAGGATGGGGAGCCAGGGGAACAGGGCCCACAGGGCCTTGGGGGGCCCCCTGGACTTCCGGGGTCTGCAGGGCTCCCTGGCAGACGTGGAGTCCCTGGGCCTAAGGGGGAGACAGGGCCTATAGGACCCCCAGGAGTGCCTGGCATTCGGGGTGACCAAGGGCCTAGTGGTCTAGCTGGGAAACCTGGGCTCCCAGGAGAGAGGGGGCTTCCAGGGGCTCATGGACCTCCTGGACCGACTGGGCCCAAAGGTGAGCCAGGTTTCACGGGCCGCCCTGGAGGACCAGGGGTGGCAGGAGCCCTGGGGCAGAAGGGTGACTTGGGGCTCCCTGGACAGCCCGGCCTGAGGGGCCCTTCAGGAATCCCAGGACTCCAGGGTCCGGCTGGCCCTATTGGGCCCCAGGGTCTGCCAGGCCTGAAGGGTGAGCCAGGCCTCCCGGggccccctggagaggggaaagtgGGGGAACCTGGTGTGGCTGGGCCGACAGGGCCTCCTGGGGTCCCAGGTTCCCCAGGACTCACGGGCCCTCCTGGGCCTCCTGGCCCCCCCGGCCCCCCGGGAGCCCCGGGGGCCTTCGACGAGACTGGCATCGCCGGCTTGCACCTGCCCAACGGTGGCGTGGAGGGAGCCGTGCTGGGCAAGGGAGTGAAGCCacagctggggctgggggagctgTCGGCCCATGCCACGCCCGCCTTCACCGCTGTGCTCACCTCGCCCTTCCCCGCGTCGGGCATGCCCGTCAAGTTTGACCGGACTCTCTACAACGGCCACAGTGGCTACAACCCGGCCACGGGCATCTTCACCTGCCCCGTGGGCGGGGTCTACTACTTCGCCTACCACGTGCACGTCAAGGGCACCAACGTGTGGGTGGCCCTCTACAAGAACAACGTGCCAGCCACGTACACCTACGACGAGTACAAGAAGGGCTACCTGGACCAGGCGTCCGGCGGCGCTGTGCTGCAGCTGCGGCCCAACGACCAGGTCTGGGTGCAGATGCCCTCGGACCAGGCCAACGGCCTCTACTCCACCGAGTACATCCACTCTTCCTTCTCGGGATTCTTGCTGTGTCCCACATAA